A region from the Pelagovum pacificum genome encodes:
- a CDS encoding FadR/GntR family transcriptional regulator, with product MGKFLDLIDPGLSTGGSNHGRVVEGIGRAIVAGEPPDGELLPRDEELIEVFGVSRTVLREAMKTLAAKGMVVAKARVGTRVRPRREWNMFDAQLLRWHLDGEPSCRFYQQLFEMRLAFEPFAARLAAENATAADLDRLAACVEAMRSAQDQTEFSLADMEFHRAVFDAAGNAFFQSVVSLVEAALLSLLRRSSPDPHPEELRKICDGHQLIADAIACRQPAKAHDAMIKVIDVG from the coding sequence ATGGGCAAATTCCTCGACCTGATCGATCCGGGCCTCAGCACCGGCGGCAGCAACCACGGGCGCGTGGTCGAAGGGATCGGCCGGGCCATCGTCGCGGGCGAGCCGCCCGACGGTGAGCTCCTGCCCCGCGACGAAGAGCTGATTGAGGTCTTCGGCGTCTCCCGGACCGTTCTGCGCGAGGCGATGAAGACCCTTGCAGCCAAGGGCATGGTGGTGGCCAAGGCCCGCGTCGGGACCCGCGTCCGGCCACGACGTGAGTGGAACATGTTCGATGCCCAGCTGCTGCGCTGGCATCTGGACGGCGAACCGAGCTGCCGCTTCTATCAGCAGCTGTTCGAGATGCGTCTGGCGTTCGAGCCCTTCGCCGCCCGCCTCGCCGCGGAGAACGCGACCGCCGCCGATCTCGATCGTCTCGCCGCCTGTGTCGAAGCGATGCGGAGCGCGCAGGACCAGACCGAGTTCTCGCTCGCGGACATGGAGTTCCACCGGGCTGTCTTCGACGCGGCCGGCAACGCCTTCTTCCAGTCCGTCGTCTCGCTTGTGGAAGCTGCCCTTCTATCGCTGCTGCGCCGCTCCTCCCCCGACCCGCACCCCGAGGAGCTGCGAAAGATCTGCGACGGCCACCAGCTGATCGCCGATGCGATCGCCTGCCGCCAGCCCGCCAAGGCGCACGATGCGATGATCAAGGTGATCGATGTCGGCTAG
- a CDS encoding response regulator, with the protein MTHTILHIDDDPIACELVRSILEDAFEVRVVSRMNTSDALETLKQVAPDLIITDIAMPGHGGFELVRALRDTPSTAAIPIIVLSGRIAMLGHYEQFQDMVDDILEKPIHQAELRAKVRRTLKLH; encoded by the coding sequence ATGACCCATACAATTCTCCACATCGATGACGATCCGATCGCTTGCGAGCTGGTACGGTCGATCCTGGAAGATGCTTTCGAGGTCCGCGTTGTCTCCCGCATGAATACGTCCGATGCGCTGGAAACCCTCAAGCAGGTTGCGCCGGACTTGATCATCACGGACATCGCGATGCCGGGACACGGTGGCTTCGAACTCGTCCGCGCACTTCGCGACACGCCATCCACGGCGGCGATTCCGATCATCGTCCTGAGCGGCCGAATAGCGATGCTCGGCCACTACGAGCAGTTTCAGGACATGGTCGATGACATCCTTGAGAAGCCGATCCACCAGGCGGAGCTGCGCGCGAAAGTGCGCAGAACGCTGAAGCTCCACTAG